A genomic segment from Streptomyces sp. NBC_00459 encodes:
- a CDS encoding lipid-transfer protein produces MTGEVAVLGVGMHPWGKWGRGFTEYGSAAARAALADAGVDWRDVDSVVGADTVRGGYPGYVAGATFAKALGWQGARVTSVYAACASGAQAVAVARAQILAGLAEVVLVVGADSAPKGFFRPAGGDRSDDPDWLRFRILGATNPTYFGLYARRRMAVHGDTLEDFAQVKVKNAALGALNPNARYRKRVTADEVAASAVVADPLRLLDICATSDGGAALVLTGMDFARRHGVAEPVRIRAVSTVTPRYPSTVLDLPDIATDSAATVEPAGGTFRASIAQAAYEEAGIGPEDLSLAEVYDLSTALELQWYEDLGLCGEGEAAKLLREGATTLGGRIPVNTSGGLASFGEAVPAQAIAQVCELTWQLRGDSGDRQVAGARVGITANQGLFGHGSSVIAVR; encoded by the coding sequence ATGACCGGAGAGGTGGCAGTGCTCGGGGTGGGCATGCACCCCTGGGGCAAGTGGGGGCGCGGCTTCACCGAGTACGGCTCGGCCGCCGCGCGCGCGGCACTCGCCGACGCGGGGGTCGACTGGCGGGACGTCGACTCGGTCGTCGGTGCGGACACCGTGCGCGGCGGCTATCCCGGGTATGTGGCGGGGGCGACGTTCGCCAAGGCGCTGGGCTGGCAGGGCGCCCGGGTTACCAGCGTGTACGCGGCGTGTGCGTCCGGGGCGCAGGCGGTCGCCGTCGCACGCGCGCAGATCCTCGCCGGGCTCGCGGAGGTGGTGCTCGTCGTGGGCGCGGACTCGGCACCGAAGGGGTTCTTCCGGCCGGCCGGGGGGGACCGGTCCGACGATCCGGACTGGCTGCGGTTCCGAATTCTGGGGGCGACGAACCCGACGTACTTCGGGCTGTACGCGCGGCGGCGGATGGCCGTACACGGCGACACCCTGGAGGACTTCGCGCAGGTCAAGGTGAAGAACGCCGCCCTGGGCGCCCTCAACCCGAACGCGCGCTACCGCAAGCGGGTCACCGCCGACGAGGTGGCCGCGTCCGCGGTGGTCGCCGATCCTCTTCGGCTGCTCGACATCTGCGCCACCTCGGACGGCGGGGCCGCCCTGGTGCTGACCGGCATGGATTTCGCGCGCCGGCACGGGGTGGCGGAGCCGGTGCGGATCCGGGCGGTGTCCACGGTCACACCGCGGTACCCCAGCACCGTGCTTGACCTGCCTGACATCGCCACGGACTCGGCGGCGACGGTGGAGCCGGCGGGCGGGACCTTCCGGGCGTCGATCGCACAGGCGGCCTACGAGGAAGCGGGCATCGGCCCCGAGGACCTCTCCCTGGCCGAGGTCTACGACCTGTCCACGGCCCTGGAGTTGCAGTGGTACGAGGATCTGGGGCTGTGCGGTGAGGGCGAGGCGGCGAAACTGCTGCGGGAGGGCGCCACGACCCTGGGCGGGCGCATACCCGTCAACACCAGCGGCGGCCTCGCCTCCTTCGGAGAGGCCGTGCCCGCGCAGGCCATCGCCCAGGTGTGCGAGCTGACATGGCAGTTGCGGGGCGACTCCGGGGACCGGCAGGTCGCGGGGGCTCGTGTGGGCATCACCGCCAACCAGGGCCTGTTCGGGCACGGTTCCTCCGTCATCGCGGTGCGGTGA
- a CDS encoding MIP/aquaporin family protein, whose translation MSNGDVFVGEIIGTAILILFGAGVVAAVVLNYSKAKDAGWVVITFGWGFGVLAGAYTAAPLSGGHLNPAVTVGIAFDTGDWDQVPVYIAGQTVGAFLGAILCWLVYFAQFQANAEEEIAQPTLGIFSTTPAIRNPVANLVTEIIATMALVLPILAFGLTKGLGESGTAILIVSFLVVGIGLSLGGPTGYAINPARDLGPRIAHALLPIPNKGTSDWSYAWIPVVGPLIGGALAGIVFNAAF comes from the coding sequence ATGAGCAATGGGGACGTCTTTGTCGGCGAAATCATCGGTACAGCGATTCTGATCCTCTTCGGCGCGGGTGTGGTCGCCGCCGTCGTACTGAACTACTCCAAGGCCAAGGACGCCGGCTGGGTCGTCATCACATTCGGCTGGGGCTTCGGTGTGCTGGCCGGGGCCTACACCGCCGCACCCTTGTCAGGCGGGCATCTCAACCCCGCGGTGACCGTCGGGATCGCCTTCGACACCGGAGACTGGGACCAGGTGCCCGTCTACATCGCCGGTCAGACGGTCGGCGCCTTCCTCGGCGCGATCCTGTGCTGGCTGGTCTACTTCGCCCAGTTCCAGGCCAACGCGGAGGAGGAGATCGCGCAGCCGACGCTGGGGATCTTCTCGACCACGCCGGCGATCCGCAATCCCGTCGCGAACCTCGTCACCGAGATCATCGCGACCATGGCTCTGGTGCTGCCGATCCTGGCATTCGGTCTGACCAAGGGGCTCGGCGAGTCCGGCACGGCGATCCTGATCGTCTCCTTCCTGGTGGTCGGCATCGGCCTGTCGCTCGGCGGTCCGACGGGGTACGCCATCAATCCGGCCCGTGACCTGGGCCCGCGTATCGCCCACGCCCTGCTTCCGATCCCCAACAAGGGCACCTCGGACTGGAGTTACGCGTGGATCCCGGTGGTGGGGCCGCTGATCGGCGGCGCGCTGGCGGGGATCGTCTTCAACGCGGCCTTCTGA
- the glpK gene encoding glycerol kinase GlpK codes for MTDKFVAAIDQGTTSSRCIVFNKDGAIVAVDQREHRQIFPKPGWVEHDATEIWSKVQAVVAGALAKAGLRADQLSALGITNQRETTVLWDRATGKPVHNAIVWQDTRTAALCHELGGADGQDRFREQTGLPLASYFSGPKAAWLLDNVPGLRARAERGEIAFGTIDSWLIWNLTGGTDGGRHVTDVTNAGRTMLMDLETLQWDASILAAMNVPEKILPEIRSSSEVYGTAVGQLAGVPVASALGDQQAAVFGQACYDVGTAKNTYGTGSFLLLNTGNRPVPSKNGLLTTMGYKIGGEAPVYCLEGSIAITGALVQWFRDQLGIIRTADEIETLAASVDDNGGAYIVPAFSGLFAPYWRSDARGVVTGLTRYVTKGHLARAVLEATSWQTREVVDAMFQDSGVSITTLKVDGGMTKNNLLMQHQADVLGVPVIRPKVSETTCLGAAYAAGLATGVWNDLDELKSHWQKDVEWTPAMEASVRDREYHNWRKAVEKSFGWEDDGRD; via the coding sequence ATGACGGACAAGTTCGTCGCCGCGATCGACCAGGGCACCACGTCCAGCCGGTGCATCGTCTTCAACAAGGACGGCGCGATCGTCGCCGTCGACCAGCGCGAGCACCGCCAGATCTTCCCCAAGCCCGGGTGGGTGGAACACGACGCGACCGAGATCTGGTCGAAGGTCCAGGCTGTGGTCGCGGGCGCGCTCGCCAAGGCCGGGCTGCGCGCCGACCAGCTCAGCGCGCTCGGCATCACCAACCAGCGCGAGACGACGGTCCTGTGGGACCGCGCAACGGGCAAGCCGGTCCACAACGCGATCGTCTGGCAGGACACGCGTACGGCGGCGCTCTGCCACGAACTCGGCGGCGCCGACGGACAGGACCGATTCCGCGAACAGACGGGACTGCCCCTGGCCAGCTACTTCTCCGGCCCCAAGGCGGCCTGGCTGCTGGACAACGTGCCGGGGCTGCGCGCCCGCGCCGAGCGCGGCGAGATCGCCTTCGGCACCATCGACTCCTGGCTGATCTGGAACCTGACGGGCGGCACGGACGGCGGACGGCACGTCACCGACGTGACCAACGCCGGCCGCACCATGCTGATGGACCTGGAGACCCTCCAATGGGACGCGTCCATCCTGGCCGCGATGAACGTCCCCGAGAAGATCCTCCCCGAGATCAGGTCCTCGTCCGAGGTGTACGGCACCGCGGTGGGCCAGCTCGCGGGCGTCCCCGTGGCCTCCGCGCTGGGCGACCAGCAGGCCGCGGTGTTCGGCCAGGCCTGCTACGACGTGGGGACGGCCAAGAACACGTACGGCACCGGCAGTTTCCTGCTGCTCAACACCGGCAACCGGCCCGTTCCCTCCAAGAACGGCCTGCTGACCACGATGGGTTACAAGATCGGCGGCGAGGCGCCCGTCTACTGCCTCGAAGGGTCCATCGCGATCACCGGCGCGCTGGTGCAGTGGTTCCGCGACCAGCTCGGCATCATCCGTACCGCCGACGAGATCGAGACGCTCGCCGCGAGCGTCGACGACAACGGGGGCGCGTACATCGTGCCCGCGTTCTCCGGCCTGTTCGCGCCCTACTGGCGCTCCGACGCACGCGGGGTGGTCACCGGTCTCACGCGGTACGTCACCAAGGGGCATCTGGCGCGCGCGGTGCTGGAGGCGACGAGCTGGCAGACGCGGGAGGTCGTGGACGCCATGTTCCAGGACTCGGGGGTGAGCATCACGACCCTGAAGGTGGACGGCGGCATGACGAAGAACAACCTGCTGATGCAGCACCAGGCGGACGTCCTCGGGGTGCCGGTCATCCGTCCGAAGGTCTCCGAGACGACCTGTCTGGGAGCGGCGTACGCGGCCGGCCTGGCGACCGGGGTGTGGAACGACCTCGACGAGCTGAAGTCGCACTGGCAGAAGGACGTCGAGTGGACGCCCGCCATGGAGGCGTCGGTCCGTGACCGTGAGTACCACAACTGGCGCAAGGCCGTGGAGAAGAGCTTCGGCTGGGAGGACGACGGCCGGGACTAG
- a CDS encoding GTP-binding protein, protein MIFGRSERGKPPVEPVTLKILVAGGFGAGKTTLVGAVSEIKPLRTEELLTEAGRPVDDIRGVEGKNTTTVAMDFGRITLREDLVLYLFGTPGQDRFWFLWDELATGALGAVVLADTRRLEDSFAAVDYFERRSIPFLVGVNCFDGAARYPSQSVRAALDLDPNVPLVLCDARNRESVKEVLIGVVQHAMAYAADRRATVTG, encoded by the coding sequence ATGATCTTCGGGCGTTCTGAGCGCGGCAAGCCCCCGGTCGAGCCCGTCACGCTCAAGATCCTGGTGGCCGGCGGATTCGGCGCGGGCAAGACGACCCTCGTCGGCGCGGTCAGCGAGATCAAGCCGCTGCGGACCGAGGAGCTGCTCACCGAGGCGGGCCGCCCGGTCGACGACATCAGGGGGGTGGAGGGCAAGAACACCACCACCGTGGCCATGGACTTCGGCCGCATCACCCTCCGCGAGGACCTCGTGCTGTACCTCTTCGGGACGCCCGGACAGGACCGCTTCTGGTTCCTGTGGGACGAGCTCGCCACCGGCGCGCTGGGCGCGGTCGTCCTCGCCGACACCCGCCGCCTGGAGGACAGCTTCGCCGCGGTCGACTACTTCGAGCGGCGCTCCATTCCCTTCCTGGTCGGCGTCAACTGCTTCGACGGAGCGGCCCGTTACCCGTCGCAGTCCGTACGCGCGGCCCTGGACCTCGACCCCAACGTGCCGCTCGTGCTGTGCGACGCGCGCAACCGGGAGTCGGTCAAGGAGGTCCTGATCGGAGTCGTCCAGCACGCGATGGCGTACGCGGCCGACCGCCGCGCGACCGTCACCGGCTGA
- a CDS encoding DUF742 domain-containing protein → MSGDGQPRSHWFDDEAGPVVRPYAMTRGRTSHSAQHRLDLIAVVVTEAHADDPEADRTLSPEHVDIVELCRDAPQSVAELAAELNLPIGVVRVLIGDLVDEEMVHVTRPVPPAELVDENILRDVISGLRAL, encoded by the coding sequence ATGAGCGGAGACGGCCAACCCAGAAGCCACTGGTTCGACGACGAGGCCGGACCGGTCGTCCGTCCGTACGCCATGACGCGAGGCCGCACCAGCCATTCGGCCCAGCACCGCCTGGACCTGATCGCGGTGGTCGTCACGGAGGCGCACGCGGACGACCCGGAAGCGGATCGCACGCTGTCCCCGGAACACGTGGACATCGTCGAACTCTGTCGTGACGCACCCCAGTCGGTCGCCGAACTCGCTGCCGAACTCAATCTCCCCATCGGTGTGGTGCGGGTCCTCATCGGGGACCTCGTGGACGAGGAGATGGTCCATGTGACGCGTCCCGTACCCCCCGCCGAACTGGTGGACGAGAATATTCTGCGCGACGTCATCAGCGGCCTCCGGGCACTCTGA
- a CDS encoding roadblock/LC7 domain-containing protein, producing MTAPKTTGQTASDKASGELNWLLDDLVDRVASIRRALVLSGDGLPTGVSKDLSREDSEHLAAVASGFHSLAKGVGRHFDAGSVRQTVVELDDAFLFVTAAGDGSCLAVLSDADSDVGQVAYEMTLLVKRVGVHLASAPRTDLPAGG from the coding sequence ATGACCGCACCAAAGACGACCGGCCAGACCGCGAGCGACAAGGCGTCGGGGGAGCTCAACTGGCTCCTCGACGACCTTGTCGACCGGGTCGCCAGTATCCGCAGAGCGCTCGTACTCTCCGGTGACGGACTGCCCACCGGGGTCTCCAAGGACCTCAGCCGGGAGGACAGCGAGCACCTGGCCGCCGTCGCCTCCGGATTCCACAGCCTCGCCAAGGGCGTGGGGCGTCACTTCGACGCGGGCAGCGTCCGCCAGACGGTCGTCGAACTCGACGACGCGTTCCTGTTCGTGACGGCGGCCGGCGACGGCAGCTGCCTGGCCGTGCTCTCGGACGCGGACTCGGACGTGGGTCAGGTCGCCTACGAGATGACTCTCCTGGTGAAGCGTGTCGGTGTGCATCTGGCATCTGCTCCGCGCACCGATCTGCCCGCAGGCGGGTAG
- a CDS encoding sensor histidine kinase, protein MRFRGKSIRRKIVALLLVPLVSLTAIWGFATVLTGREAAELFNVSSIVEKVSYPTEDAVRVLQQERRQTLVYLADPRASDALAALRRSRTATDDVIDKIRANADKSSVRNSISDSDSERLTAVLEAFDGIGPLRRSVEEGTVTRIQALNLYNNLVDPCYVLLGNLHIIDNLEMDKQARALVNTARARELLSREDALLGSALVVGTLTRDESRDISDLVAQRAVMYDVSLPMLPLTDRARYERFWKNASTAPLRVAEQAAIGAESGKPRGVTAKSWDTTAGDVLDDLRKLNDESGDRYQDRVRPVVMGVIVKAVVAGVLGLVALLVSLFLSVRIGRALIRDLRQLRLEAHEASGVRLPSVMRRLSAGEQVDVETEVPRLEYDRNEIGEVGQALNTLQRAAVEAAVKQAELRSGVSEVFVNLARRSQVLLHKQLTLLDTMERRTEDTDELADLFRLDHLTTRMRRHAEGLVILSGAAPSRQWRKPVQLMDVVRAAVAEVEDYERIEVRRLPRMAVTGPAVADLTHLVAELLENATVFSPPHTAIQVLGERVANGFTLEIHDRGLGMAAEALLDANLRLAETPEFELSDTDRLGLFVVSRLAQRQNVRVSLQPSPYGGTTAVVFVPDALLTDDIPDTNGIGFRLDRAQPSKEAEFEGSRRAALSPAPVRLPGLPASLIDGPVELEAPVDLDALNDIPGSFGDKDSEHGALSRPHRSIPGATGETGDLPGEQHQQPTGSWRAPAPDGPVGRPGDPVTLPRRRTPKLVSSHGRPVTEQQPRRHPSATDEHPAEGVGSTDPDTLAPLPARRRGETPIRRETEPGDGFGDRTESSVRRWEGRGETVGRGLDDRTESAGSRGFTDRTELSASRFGDRSVGGRPDAPARGAGGRTESGLGDLGDLSPEAPGLPQRDRRGGSGGTASRPGAAADPASSGTAGLPRRVRQANLAPQLRDGPERRAERTKPRSQDGADPFDRDADEVRSRMASLQRGWQRGRDENAEGDSAQDGTAQGTSKGDGR, encoded by the coding sequence ATGCGCTTTCGCGGGAAGTCCATCCGCCGGAAGATCGTGGCGCTGCTTCTCGTGCCGCTGGTGTCCCTCACCGCGATCTGGGGCTTCGCCACCGTGCTCACGGGGCGTGAGGCGGCCGAGTTGTTCAATGTGTCGTCGATCGTGGAGAAGGTCAGCTACCCCACTGAGGACGCTGTACGCGTACTTCAGCAGGAGCGGCGCCAGACCCTCGTCTATCTCGCCGATCCCCGTGCCTCCGATGCGCTGGCGGCCCTTCGGCGCAGTCGCACCGCGACCGACGACGTCATCGACAAGATCCGCGCCAACGCCGACAAGTCCAGCGTGCGCAACTCGATCAGCGACAGCGACAGCGAGCGGCTCACCGCCGTCCTGGAGGCGTTCGACGGCATCGGTCCGCTGCGCCGCAGCGTCGAGGAAGGCACCGTCACCCGGATCCAGGCCCTGAACCTCTACAACAACCTGGTCGACCCCTGTTACGTGCTGCTCGGTAACCTGCACATCATCGACAACCTGGAGATGGACAAGCAGGCCCGCGCCCTCGTCAACACCGCCCGGGCCCGCGAACTCCTCTCCCGCGAGGACGCCCTGCTCGGCTCGGCCCTGGTCGTCGGCACACTCACCCGCGACGAATCCCGTGACATCTCCGACCTCGTGGCGCAGCGCGCCGTCATGTACGACGTCAGCCTGCCGATGCTCCCGCTCACGGACCGCGCACGCTACGAGCGGTTCTGGAAGAACGCCTCCACCGCGCCCCTCCGGGTGGCCGAACAGGCCGCCATCGGCGCCGAGTCGGGCAAGCCGCGCGGTGTCACGGCGAAGAGCTGGGACACCACCGCCGGCGACGTCCTCGACGACCTCCGCAAACTCAACGACGAGTCGGGCGACCGCTATCAGGACCGGGTCCGTCCGGTCGTGATGGGCGTCATCGTCAAGGCCGTCGTCGCCGGCGTCCTCGGACTGGTCGCCCTGCTGGTCTCGCTCTTCCTGTCCGTACGCATCGGCCGCGCGCTCATCCGCGACCTGCGCCAACTCCGCCTGGAGGCCCACGAGGCGTCCGGCGTCCGGCTGCCCAGCGTGATGCGCCGTCTGTCGGCCGGTGAACAGGTCGACGTGGAGACCGAGGTCCCGCGTCTGGAGTACGACAGGAACGAGATCGGCGAGGTCGGTCAGGCCCTCAACACCCTGCAGCGCGCTGCCGTCGAGGCCGCCGTCAAACAGGCCGAGCTCCGCTCCGGAGTCTCGGAGGTCTTCGTCAACCTCGCCCGGCGCAGCCAGGTCCTGCTGCACAAGCAGCTCACCCTGCTCGACACCATGGAACGCCGGACCGAGGACACCGACGAACTCGCCGACCTGTTCCGGCTGGACCACCTGACCACCCGTATGCGCCGGCACGCCGAAGGCCTGGTGATCCTCTCCGGAGCGGCCCCCTCCCGGCAGTGGCGCAAACCCGTCCAGCTGATGGACGTCGTACGTGCCGCCGTCGCCGAGGTCGAGGACTACGAGCGCATCGAGGTCCGCAGGCTGCCGCGGATGGCCGTCACCGGCCCGGCCGTCGCCGACCTGACCCACCTCGTGGCCGAACTCCTGGAGAACGCCACGGTGTTCTCGCCCCCGCACACGGCCATCCAGGTTCTGGGTGAACGTGTCGCCAACGGCTTCACCCTGGAGATCCACGACCGGGGCCTGGGCATGGCGGCCGAAGCCCTTCTCGACGCCAACCTGCGGCTCGCCGAGACACCGGAGTTCGAACTGTCCGACACGGACCGGCTCGGCCTGTTCGTCGTCAGCCGGCTCGCCCAGCGGCAGAACGTCCGGGTCTCCCTCCAGCCGTCCCCGTACGGTGGCACCACGGCCGTCGTCTTCGTCCCCGACGCACTTCTCACCGACGACATCCCGGACACCAACGGCATCGGCTTCCGCCTCGACCGCGCCCAGCCCTCCAAGGAGGCCGAGTTCGAGGGGAGCCGCAGGGCCGCGCTCTCCCCGGCCCCCGTGCGCCTCCCCGGTCTGCCCGCCTCGCTCATCGACGGCCCGGTCGAACTGGAGGCGCCGGTCGACCTGGACGCCCTCAACGACATTCCCGGCTCCTTCGGTGACAAGGACAGCGAACACGGCGCACTTTCCCGGCCGCACCGCTCGATACCCGGAGCGACGGGCGAAACGGGCGACCTGCCCGGCGAGCAGCACCAGCAGCCCACCGGAAGCTGGCGCGCGCCCGCCCCCGACGGCCCGGTCGGTCGGCCGGGAGATCCCGTGACGCTGCCGCGCCGCCGCACCCCGAAGCTGGTCAGCTCCCACGGCCGTCCGGTCACCGAACAGCAGCCCCGGCGCCACCCGTCGGCGACGGACGAACATCCCGCGGAAGGTGTGGGTTCGACGGACCCCGACACGCTGGCTCCGCTCCCGGCCCGCCGCCGGGGCGAGACGCCGATCCGTCGCGAGACAGAGCCGGGCGACGGCTTCGGCGACCGCACGGAGTCTTCGGTGAGGCGCTGGGAGGGCAGAGGGGAAACCGTCGGCCGGGGGCTCGACGACCGTACGGAGTCAGCGGGCTCCAGGGGCTTCACCGACCGCACGGAACTGTCTGCCTCGCGCTTCGGAGACCGATCCGTCGGCGGCCGTCCCGACGCGCCCGCCCGTGGCGCCGGCGGGCGGACGGAATCGGGCCTGGGCGACCTCGGTGACCTTTCGCCGGAAGCCCCGGGACTCCCGCAGCGTGACCGGCGCGGCGGCTCCGGCGGGACTGCCTCCCGCCCGGGTGCGGCGGCCGACCCCGCCTCGTCCGGTACGGCAGGGTTGCCCCGCCGCGTACGACAGGCCAATCTGGCCCCGCAGTTGAGGGACGGCCCGGAGCGGCGTGCCGAACGGACGAAGCCGCGTTCCCAGGACGGGGCCGACCCCTTCGACCGCGACGCCGACGAGGTCCGCAGCCGCATGGCCTCGCTGCAGCGCGGCTGGCAGCGCGGTCGTGACGAGAACGCCGAGGGCGACAGCGCCCAGGACGGCACAGCGCAAGGAACGAGTAAGGGGGACGGTCGATGA
- a CDS encoding aldehyde dehydrogenase family protein, whose protein sequence is MPELFIGGTWRSALDERTREIRCPADGSLVGVVDEAGGKDTVEAISAARRAFDEGPWPGTPAAERGDLLLRVADLMVRDKDELARAESLDTGKRLVESAYDIDDIVNCFRYFGRLAANETGRVIDTGSPSVDSRVVYEPVGVCALITPWNYPLLQTAWKVAPALAAGNTFVLKPSELTPHTAIHLMRLLDEAGLPAGVANLVLGAGPEAGAPLGDHPDVDLLSFTGGLQTGRRLMAAAAGTVKKVALELGGKNPNIVFADADFDTAVDMALTAVFLHSGQVCSAGARLLVEDPLHDRFVDEVVRRAQLIRLGGPFDEEAQTGPLISEAHRAKVEAYVAQGLAEGAVLRCGGARPEGLDEGFYYPPTVLDECDARMTVVQEESFGPVLTVERFTDEAEAIRLANDTVYGLAGGVFTTDQAKAQRVAARLRIGTVWINDYHPYVPQAEWGGFKQSGFGRELGPSGLAEYREAKHIYRNTDPSPQGWFA, encoded by the coding sequence ATGCCCGAACTCTTCATCGGCGGTACCTGGAGATCCGCGCTCGACGAGCGCACCCGCGAGATCCGTTGCCCTGCCGACGGCTCCCTGGTCGGTGTCGTCGACGAAGCGGGCGGCAAGGACACGGTGGAGGCCATCAGCGCCGCCCGCCGCGCCTTCGACGAGGGCCCCTGGCCGGGTACGCCGGCCGCCGAGCGCGGCGACCTGCTGCTGCGGGTCGCCGACCTCATGGTCCGCGACAAGGACGAGCTGGCCCGCGCGGAGTCCCTCGACACCGGGAAACGACTGGTGGAGAGCGCGTACGACATCGACGACATCGTCAACTGCTTCCGTTACTTCGGCCGGCTGGCGGCGAACGAGACCGGACGTGTCATCGACACCGGCTCACCGAGCGTGGACAGCCGGGTCGTCTACGAGCCGGTCGGTGTCTGCGCGCTGATCACCCCATGGAACTATCCGCTCCTCCAGACCGCGTGGAAGGTCGCCCCGGCGCTGGCGGCCGGGAACACCTTCGTCCTCAAGCCGAGCGAGCTGACCCCGCACACCGCGATCCACCTGATGCGGCTCCTGGACGAGGCCGGACTGCCGGCAGGCGTGGCCAACCTCGTCCTCGGCGCCGGTCCCGAGGCGGGCGCGCCGCTCGGCGACCACCCTGACGTCGACCTCCTCTCCTTCACGGGCGGACTCCAGACCGGCCGCCGGCTCATGGCCGCCGCGGCCGGAACCGTGAAGAAGGTCGCTCTCGAACTCGGCGGCAAGAACCCCAACATCGTGTTCGCCGACGCCGACTTCGACACGGCCGTCGACATGGCGCTCACCGCCGTGTTCCTGCACTCCGGGCAGGTCTGCTCGGCCGGGGCCCGGCTGCTGGTGGAGGACCCCCTGCACGACCGGTTCGTCGACGAGGTCGTCCGGCGGGCCCAACTGATCCGGCTCGGCGGCCCGTTCGACGAAGAGGCCCAGACCGGCCCGCTGATCTCCGAGGCGCATCGCGCGAAGGTCGAGGCGTATGTCGCCCAGGGCCTGGCCGAGGGTGCCGTGCTGCGGTGCGGCGGGGCACGTCCCGAAGGGCTCGACGAGGGCTTCTACTACCCGCCGACGGTCCTCGACGAGTGCGATGCCCGGATGACCGTCGTACAGGAGGAGTCGTTCGGTCCGGTGCTCACCGTGGAGCGGTTCACGGACGAGGCGGAGGCGATCCGGCTCGCCAACGACACGGTGTACGGGCTCGCCGGCGGCGTCTTCACCACCGACCAGGCCAAGGCGCAGCGGGTCGCGGCCCGGCTGCGGATCGGCACGGTGTGGATCAACGACTACCACCCGTACGTCCCCCAGGCGGAGTGGGGCGGCTTCAAGCAGTCCGGCTTCGGCCGCGAGCTCGGACCGTCGGGACTCGCCGAGTACCGCGAGGCGAAGCACATCTACCGGAACACCGATCCTTCGCCGCAGGGCTGGTTCGCCTGA